A single window of Chitinophaga sp. XS-30 DNA harbors:
- a CDS encoding DUF4998 domain-containing protein, with product MKNSLLLRITVLAGLLASCSQQPDDFKSFLNGQELKYPGAITQAFTRPGNLRIGIGWSPSADPSVAKYRVYWNNYADSVDVAAATHSPSDTVFAIIDNLQEYTYSFFVYSLDAKGNRSIPIEIQNARVYGNTYRQSLMNRPINLTEPYKLLNDEGNELTLNFLTPDSTNIMTYIRYTATDNELKEVALPPGQQSVTLNDFRYGTKVAYQSYYKPDPIALDTFPASLVDTFPPIEFGIVKCDKSLFQAVNLPYDVQPYEGQTSIARLWDGSDGPQGYPNIFHSNGDSPLPHHFTFDMGKVYDSLRTMEVTGRDCCHNPVAYEIWGIADIAGAATTVPGNDADWKADALAKGWILLQEVTRTDDGKGPYTVNFSTETPQIRYIRIRIKRVDSNESAYSNLSELTPGYKK from the coding sequence ATGAAAAATTCATTGCTGCTTCGGATAACGGTTTTGGCCGGCCTGCTGGCTTCCTGCTCGCAGCAGCCGGATGATTTCAAAAGTTTTCTCAACGGGCAGGAACTTAAATACCCCGGCGCCATTACGCAGGCATTCACCAGGCCCGGCAACCTGCGTATCGGCATCGGCTGGTCGCCCAGCGCTGATCCCTCTGTTGCAAAGTACAGGGTGTACTGGAATAACTATGCAGATTCCGTGGATGTGGCAGCAGCTACACACAGCCCTTCCGATACGGTTTTCGCCATCATCGATAACCTGCAGGAATATACGTATTCCTTCTTCGTGTATTCGCTGGATGCAAAAGGCAACCGCTCTATCCCCATCGAGATACAGAATGCGAGAGTATATGGCAATACGTACAGGCAAAGCCTGATGAACCGGCCCATCAACCTCACGGAGCCTTACAAGCTGCTGAATGACGAGGGCAACGAACTTACCCTTAATTTCCTGACACCGGACAGCACAAATATCATGACCTATATCCGGTACACCGCCACGGATAACGAACTGAAGGAAGTGGCTTTACCTCCCGGTCAGCAGTCGGTCACGCTGAACGATTTCCGGTACGGCACCAAAGTGGCGTACCAGTCGTACTACAAACCGGACCCGATAGCGCTGGATACCTTCCCCGCAAGCCTGGTGGATACGTTCCCGCCAATCGAATTCGGCATTGTGAAATGCGACAAGTCCCTTTTCCAGGCAGTCAACCTCCCTTACGATGTGCAGCCCTACGAAGGGCAGACCAGTATAGCCCGCCTGTGGGACGGTTCAGACGGCCCGCAGGGCTATCCGAATATCTTCCACTCCAATGGGGACAGTCCGCTGCCACATCATTTCACGTTTGACATGGGTAAAGTGTATGACAGTCTCAGAACGATGGAAGTGACCGGCCGTGATTGCTGCCATAACCCTGTAGCATACGAGATATGGGGGATTGCCGATATTGCCGGCGCCGCCACTACCGTGCCGGGCAATGATGCGGACTGGAAGGCCGATGCACTGGCTAAAGGCTGGATACTGCTGCAGGAAGTGACCCGTACAGATGATGGAAAGGGACCTTATACCGTCAACTTCTCCACCGAAACGCCGCAGATCCGTTATATCCGGATCAGGATAAAAAGAGTGGACAGCAATGAAAGTGCCTACAGCAACCTGAGTGAGCTGACACCGGGATACAAGAAGTAA
- a CDS encoding DUF5000 domain-containing lipoprotein, giving the protein MANQYTIPLWRMLPVALAVMTFSCSKVNDYKDVVSQDKTKPDPVSNVKVQNEAGAAIITYDLPESDNILYVQANYMINDQASRQTKSSFYSDTILVGGFEKNADYTVTLYTVSRADVKSDPVEVTVHPGVPAYLQAFPTIETKPDFGGVNINVLNLSKANLGIVTIAQDAVTKQYEIIHQNYTNSDTISYSLRGYDTIPKDFGIYITDEWGNISDTLFSTITPIFEVQMDKSRFSPYVLGTDARTGFGWEIQNLWNGNTGSPGYHTEQPIQPLVWPAVITFDMGQTAKLSRYTIWNRGIDGSGNWLWQAGAPLSWTLWGRASDPVDETLPDGPGAPGVGETSPNGWINLGTFRLLPKPSGLPNPQYTNADLDFWNAGFSYNFSLDLPKVRYIRFQCLENASLTNNFFNVAELTFWGDPR; this is encoded by the coding sequence ATGGCAAATCAATATACAATACCGTTATGGCGCATGCTGCCTGTTGCATTGGCCGTGATGACGTTTTCCTGCAGCAAGGTCAACGATTATAAAGATGTCGTTTCGCAGGACAAGACAAAGCCTGACCCGGTGTCTAATGTGAAAGTGCAAAATGAGGCAGGCGCGGCGATCATCACTTACGATCTCCCCGAATCGGACAATATCCTCTACGTGCAGGCCAACTATATGATCAACGATCAGGCCAGCCGGCAAACCAAATCATCATTCTATTCAGATACGATCCTCGTAGGCGGTTTTGAAAAGAATGCGGACTATACCGTAACGCTGTACACGGTGAGCAGGGCGGATGTAAAATCAGACCCCGTGGAAGTTACCGTGCATCCCGGCGTTCCGGCCTACCTGCAGGCGTTCCCCACCATTGAAACGAAGCCGGATTTCGGCGGGGTAAACATCAATGTGCTGAACCTTTCCAAAGCTAACCTGGGCATCGTTACCATTGCACAGGACGCGGTCACCAAACAGTATGAGATCATTCATCAGAACTATACGAACAGCGACACGATTTCCTACAGCCTGCGCGGATATGATACCATCCCGAAAGACTTTGGCATTTATATTACCGATGAATGGGGGAATATATCAGACACGCTCTTCTCTACGATAACGCCGATCTTTGAAGTGCAGATGGATAAATCCAGGTTCAGTCCATATGTACTCGGCACCGATGCCCGCACAGGCTTTGGCTGGGAGATACAAAACCTCTGGAATGGCAATACGGGATCACCGGGTTATCATACCGAGCAACCCATTCAGCCTTTAGTATGGCCTGCCGTGATCACGTTCGATATGGGCCAGACGGCCAAGCTGAGCCGGTACACGATCTGGAACCGCGGGATTGACGGTAGCGGCAACTGGCTCTGGCAGGCCGGAGCACCGTTGAGCTGGACCTTATGGGGACGGGCATCCGATCCTGTGGATGAAACGCTGCCTGACGGCCCCGGCGCACCCGGTGTGGGCGAAACCTCTCCCAACGGCTGGATCAATCTCGGCACTTTCCGCCTGCTGCCCAAACCATCCGGACTCCCCAATCCGCAGTACACGAATGCGGACCTCGATTTCTGGAATGCAGGTTTCAGCTACAATTTTTCGCTCGATCTGCCCAAGGTGCGGTACATCCGTTTCCAGTGCCTGGAGAACGCATCGCTCACCAATAACTTTTTCAACGTCGCCGAGTTGACATTCTGGGGAGATCCCAGGTAA